In one Myotis daubentonii chromosome 1, mMyoDau2.1, whole genome shotgun sequence genomic region, the following are encoded:
- the NIPAL1 gene encoding magnesium transporter NIPA3 isoform X3, producing the protein MLWEDFQVSSEKDAAATLTQSPLSPSSSGQRACPGPESCAAPSVAAKGYVLSLVCPNSSQAWCEITNVSQLLASPVLYRDLNSSLTNLSTSANVENKYSLYVGLGLAVSSSIFIGSSFILKKKGLLQLANKGVTRAGQGGHSYLKEWLWWAGLLSRFIFFAVIITMIALVLILIVAPKKGQTNILVYISICSLIGAFSVSSVKGLGIAIKELLERKPVYKNPLVFVLLAVLVLSVTTQINYLNKALDTFNTSLVTPIYYVFFTTMVVTCSAILFQEWYGMRAGDIIGTLSGFFTIINGIFLLHAFKNTDITWSDLTSATQKEALSLNGNEDKYVLLENIECSTSGYEDDITLFSRTHE; encoded by the exons ATGCTATGGGAAGACTTCCAAGTCTCATCTGAGAAAGACGCTGCAGCCACTCTGACTCAGAGTCCTTTGTCGCCGTCATCCAGTGGCCAGAGGGCGTGCCCGGGACCGGAGTCCTGTGCTGCGCCCTCCGTGGCTGCGAAAG gCTACGTGCTGTCTTTGGTCTGTCCAAACTCCTCCCAGGCGTGGTGTGAGATCACAAATGTGTCACAGCTGCTGGCTTCTCCTGTCCTCTACAGGGACCTGAATTCCAGCCTAACCAACTTGAGCACTTCTGCAAATGTAGAAAACAAATACAGTCTTTatgtgggcctgggcctggctgtaAGTTCCAGTATTTTTATTGGCTCCAGCTTCATATTGAAAAAGAAGGGCCTCTTGCAACTGGCCAACAAGGGCGTTACTCGAGCTG gTCAAGGTGGACATTCCTACCTCAAGGAATGGCTCTGGTGGGCAGGATTACTCTCAA GattcattttctttgctgtgaTCATTACCATGATCGCCTTGGTGCTGATTTTGATCGTGGCTCCCAAGAAAGGACAGACCAACATATTAGTCTACATTTCAATCTGCTCATTGATTGGAGCATTTTCAGTTTCTTCTGTGAAGGGCCTGGGAATTGCCATTAAAGAACTATTGGAAAGGAAGCCAGTTTACAAGAACCCCCTGGTCTTTGTTTTGCTGGCTGTACTTGTGCTTTCAGTGACGACACAGATTAACTATCTCAACAAGGCCCTAGACACCTTTAATACATCTCTTGTGACTCCCATTTACTATGTGTTCTTTACAACCATGGTAGTGACGTGCTCCGCCATCTTGTTCCAAGAATGGTATGGCATGAGAGCTGGAGATATCATCGGGACCCTGAGTGGGTTCTTCACCATTATCAATGGCATCTTCCTTctacatgcttttaaaaacacagaCATCACCTGGAGTGACTTGACATCCGCCACTCAGAAAGAAGCCCTCTCTCTGAATGGCAATGAAGACAAATATGTCTTACTAGAGAATATAGAATGTTCAACCTCGGGATATGAGGATGACATTACCTTGTTTAGCAGGACTCATGAATGA
- the NIPAL1 gene encoding magnesium transporter NIPA3 isoform X2, with protein sequence MGGEVRLPPGEPCREGYVLSLVCPNSSQAWCEITNVSQLLASPVLYRDLNSSLTNLSTSANVENKYSLYVGLGLAVSSSIFIGSSFILKKKGLLQLANKGVTRAGQGGHSYLKEWLWWAGLLSMGAGEAANFAAYAFAPATLVTPLGALSVLISAILSSYFLNEHLNIHGKIGCVLSILGSTVMVIHAPQEEEVASLHEMEMKLKDPGFIFFAVIITMIALVLILIVAPKKGQTNILVYISICSLIGAFSVSSVKGLGIAIKELLERKPVYKNPLVFVLLAVLVLSVTTQINYLNKALDTFNTSLVTPIYYVFFTTMVVTCSAILFQEWYGMRAGDIIGTLSGFFTIINGIFLLHAFKNTDITWSDLTSATQKEALSLNGNEDKYVLLENIECSTSGYEDDITLFSRTHE encoded by the exons ATGGGGGGAGAGGTGAGGCTGCCGCCGGGAGAGCCCTGCCGAGAAG gCTACGTGCTGTCTTTGGTCTGTCCAAACTCCTCCCAGGCGTGGTGTGAGATCACAAATGTGTCACAGCTGCTGGCTTCTCCTGTCCTCTACAGGGACCTGAATTCCAGCCTAACCAACTTGAGCACTTCTGCAAATGTAGAAAACAAATACAGTCTTTatgtgggcctgggcctggctgtaAGTTCCAGTATTTTTATTGGCTCCAGCTTCATATTGAAAAAGAAGGGCCTCTTGCAACTGGCCAACAAGGGCGTTACTCGAGCTG gTCAAGGTGGACATTCCTACCTCAAGGAATGGCTCTGGTGGGCAGGATTACTCTCAA TGGGAGCAGGAGAGGCTGCAAACTTTGCAGCTTACGCTTTTGCACCTGCCACGCTGGTCACGCCTCTGGGCGCGCTGAGTGTCCTCATCAG TGCAATATtatcttcctattttttaaatgagcactTGAACATTCATGGGAAAATAGGCTGCGTATTAAGTATATTGGGGTCAACTGTGATGGTTATCCATGCCCCACAAGAAGAGGAAGTCGCTTCTTTGcatgaaatggaaatgaaattgaAAGACCCAG GattcattttctttgctgtgaTCATTACCATGATCGCCTTGGTGCTGATTTTGATCGTGGCTCCCAAGAAAGGACAGACCAACATATTAGTCTACATTTCAATCTGCTCATTGATTGGAGCATTTTCAGTTTCTTCTGTGAAGGGCCTGGGAATTGCCATTAAAGAACTATTGGAAAGGAAGCCAGTTTACAAGAACCCCCTGGTCTTTGTTTTGCTGGCTGTACTTGTGCTTTCAGTGACGACACAGATTAACTATCTCAACAAGGCCCTAGACACCTTTAATACATCTCTTGTGACTCCCATTTACTATGTGTTCTTTACAACCATGGTAGTGACGTGCTCCGCCATCTTGTTCCAAGAATGGTATGGCATGAGAGCTGGAGATATCATCGGGACCCTGAGTGGGTTCTTCACCATTATCAATGGCATCTTCCTTctacatgcttttaaaaacacagaCATCACCTGGAGTGACTTGACATCCGCCACTCAGAAAGAAGCCCTCTCTCTGAATGGCAATGAAGACAAATATGTCTTACTAGAGAATATAGAATGTTCAACCTCGGGATATGAGGATGACATTACCTTGTTTAGCAGGACTCATGAATGA
- the NIPAL1 gene encoding magnesium transporter NIPA3 isoform X1, translating into MLWEDFQVSSEKDAAATLTQSPLSPSSSGQRACPGPESCAAPSVAAKGYVLSLVCPNSSQAWCEITNVSQLLASPVLYRDLNSSLTNLSTSANVENKYSLYVGLGLAVSSSIFIGSSFILKKKGLLQLANKGVTRAGQGGHSYLKEWLWWAGLLSMGAGEAANFAAYAFAPATLVTPLGALSVLISAILSSYFLNEHLNIHGKIGCVLSILGSTVMVIHAPQEEEVASLHEMEMKLKDPGFIFFAVIITMIALVLILIVAPKKGQTNILVYISICSLIGAFSVSSVKGLGIAIKELLERKPVYKNPLVFVLLAVLVLSVTTQINYLNKALDTFNTSLVTPIYYVFFTTMVVTCSAILFQEWYGMRAGDIIGTLSGFFTIINGIFLLHAFKNTDITWSDLTSATQKEALSLNGNEDKYVLLENIECSTSGYEDDITLFSRTHE; encoded by the exons ATGCTATGGGAAGACTTCCAAGTCTCATCTGAGAAAGACGCTGCAGCCACTCTGACTCAGAGTCCTTTGTCGCCGTCATCCAGTGGCCAGAGGGCGTGCCCGGGACCGGAGTCCTGTGCTGCGCCCTCCGTGGCTGCGAAAG gCTACGTGCTGTCTTTGGTCTGTCCAAACTCCTCCCAGGCGTGGTGTGAGATCACAAATGTGTCACAGCTGCTGGCTTCTCCTGTCCTCTACAGGGACCTGAATTCCAGCCTAACCAACTTGAGCACTTCTGCAAATGTAGAAAACAAATACAGTCTTTatgtgggcctgggcctggctgtaAGTTCCAGTATTTTTATTGGCTCCAGCTTCATATTGAAAAAGAAGGGCCTCTTGCAACTGGCCAACAAGGGCGTTACTCGAGCTG gTCAAGGTGGACATTCCTACCTCAAGGAATGGCTCTGGTGGGCAGGATTACTCTCAA TGGGAGCAGGAGAGGCTGCAAACTTTGCAGCTTACGCTTTTGCACCTGCCACGCTGGTCACGCCTCTGGGCGCGCTGAGTGTCCTCATCAG TGCAATATtatcttcctattttttaaatgagcactTGAACATTCATGGGAAAATAGGCTGCGTATTAAGTATATTGGGGTCAACTGTGATGGTTATCCATGCCCCACAAGAAGAGGAAGTCGCTTCTTTGcatgaaatggaaatgaaattgaAAGACCCAG GattcattttctttgctgtgaTCATTACCATGATCGCCTTGGTGCTGATTTTGATCGTGGCTCCCAAGAAAGGACAGACCAACATATTAGTCTACATTTCAATCTGCTCATTGATTGGAGCATTTTCAGTTTCTTCTGTGAAGGGCCTGGGAATTGCCATTAAAGAACTATTGGAAAGGAAGCCAGTTTACAAGAACCCCCTGGTCTTTGTTTTGCTGGCTGTACTTGTGCTTTCAGTGACGACACAGATTAACTATCTCAACAAGGCCCTAGACACCTTTAATACATCTCTTGTGACTCCCATTTACTATGTGTTCTTTACAACCATGGTAGTGACGTGCTCCGCCATCTTGTTCCAAGAATGGTATGGCATGAGAGCTGGAGATATCATCGGGACCCTGAGTGGGTTCTTCACCATTATCAATGGCATCTTCCTTctacatgcttttaaaaacacagaCATCACCTGGAGTGACTTGACATCCGCCACTCAGAAAGAAGCCCTCTCTCTGAATGGCAATGAAGACAAATATGTCTTACTAGAGAATATAGAATGTTCAACCTCGGGATATGAGGATGACATTACCTTGTTTAGCAGGACTCATGAATGA